A window of Variovorax paradoxus genomic DNA:
TCGTTGCGGCCGCTGATCTGCCACAGCCCGGTGATGCCGGGGCGCACCGCGCAGTAGTGGTCCCAGTAGTGCCCGTACAGCTCCTTCTGCGCGAACATGCAGGGGCGCGGGCCGACCATGCTCATGTCGCCCACCAGCACGTTCCAGAACTGCGGGAACTCGTCGATGCTGTACTTGCGCAGGAAGGCGCCGAAGCGGGTGATGCGCGGGTCGTGCTCCAGCTTCTGGTACACGGCCCATTCGCGGCGCGCGGTCGGGTTCTCGCGCAGGTGGCGGGCCAGCACCGCGTCGGCGTCGGCCACCATGGAGCGGAACTTCAGGAAGCGGAACACCTTGCCGTCCTTGCCGTAGCGCGGCTGCATGTAGATGGCCGGGCCGCCCGAGGTCATGCGCACACCGAGCCATATCAACGCGTAGGCCCAGCCGAAGAAGACGAAGAACGAGCCCGCCATCGCGATGTCGGCGGCGCGCTTGGCCACGCGCAGCCACGGCGCGCCGCCGAGCGGCCCGTAGACCGGCGTGTTGGCGGCCGCGCCCGGGGCGGGCCGCGCCGGTGTGTTCGATCGAAGGACGCTCATGCTGCGTGCTCCGGTTCGAGCCGCTTGGGCATCACGGTGTCGGCGTCGTTCACGCCCAGCGAGCCGGCGGGCTCGC
This region includes:
- a CDS encoding sugar transferase: MSVLRSNTPARPAPGAAANTPVYGPLGGAPWLRVAKRAADIAMAGSFFVFFGWAYALIWLGVRMTSGGPAIYMQPRYGKDGKVFRFLKFRSMVADADAVLARHLRENPTARREWAVYQKLEHDPRITRFGAFLRKYSIDEFPQFWNVLVGDMSMVGPRPCMFAQKELYGHYWDHYCAVRPGITGLWQISGRNEVSYRRRAAMDAEYVATLSLGRDFVILLKTFSVVTGARGSR